From Salminus brasiliensis chromosome 12, fSalBra1.hap2, whole genome shotgun sequence:
ttttaaagtaaaaaaggaaaaaaatggtTTGAACCCCAGTTCATGCttcttgccatcggcagccagagtccaggagagcacagttggcattgctctctcaggggtgggttgatggcacttccttcacacatcactcctagtgtgatgttggtcagcacaggcatctgttaggtGCTGTATCAGAGCTGAAGAtccggcactttcctctgagagCTCTTGCTGCCTAGCGATGCGGCATTGATAACTGGCATCACATATGTCGATGACATGTGCCATTCTTCACCATCCCAGTGTTGAATTGGGTAGTTGGTTTTCCACGCTGGGTAAAAAAATGGGGTAATAATCTACGTAAAAGAGTAAAAGTTTTAGTTCATGCAAATCAGAACAGTGGCATCTGAACATACTGCTATCTGGTGGTTGAAGCTTCAAACGCAACACATAATGAACCTCTGTCTGACACCATTCTTTACATAAtaaactgtttattaataatcagTACTGCGCTTTTGAGCAGTGATActgtattgcaaaacataatattgtgatactttGATATAGTGATATTGTCTTACACCCCTAATCCTACACCTGTTTGTCAGTTCACAAGTAGTTTCTgtccttataggcaagtctgttcactttGCACCATCTTTGCAACTCCGCCGAATAAAACCAgtattttaaatcatttataaaatctgacaaaaactCATAAATAGTTCGAAGCCTTCGACTCAAAAATGCCCCAAAACATCCTGATTCTTCATCTTGTTCTGGCTACTGCGCTTGCGCAGATCTCCACATTGGGGGTGGGGTGGATGTACCTCCACATAACCAGCAAGTTCATTGGCCCATTTTTGTTAATGCAGACGCCATGTTGAGTGTTTCGAGATCTCCCATTCACACCTCAACCAGTGgccggtctcctcatttattACGGCTCTGTTtcagttcatttcagttcatcATGACCGTTCTGCACTGTAACTACAATGTTGCCACCTACTGGTTTAGAACTGCAGTATCAAACATACTTAAAATGAGGGTCAAtcatgaaaaataaatatttatatattaatataaatataaataatagtttAATAATAATCAGATAATCTGTGTCTGAAGCCTGTAAAATGCTTTTCAGGTCAACCCTATTAACACTGATACTACTCTGACCAGGTCATCATATCAGGAAAATTTCAGACAGTCTGAAACACAAGttaccaaaacattaaaacaaaaaggATAATGCAGCCGTTTTCTTCCTGCctcactctctttccctccttctctctctctctctctctctctctctctctctctctctttctctctctctctctctctctctctctgtagatgTAAAGAGACCCTTCTCTCTCATTCCATATTATACATGCAATTATAGCTGCCCAACCCCCCAGGCTATATCTCCTCTTATCTGCTCCGTCCAgattgagatgtgtgtgtgcgtctgtctgTTTGCACACATCCTTGAGCAAATtacattctgaatattaatctacaaaactgtttgttttaattaatattttactcATTTATGTTTAAATGACATGGTTTTGCCTAAAGTTTCTAAAGTTTGTTAAACTTGCAAGTTAGTCAATTAAGCATCTATTACTCTCATTCTCGCTCTCGctcactttcactctctctcattctctcttatTCGCGCTCGCTCTCTTCAGAATCAGGCCGAGGCGCATTACAAAGGTCATAAGCACGCTCGTAAGCTGAAGGCTTTGGAGGCTCAGAAGAACAAGCAGCACAGACGGCAGCTCGAGCACACGCACGgccgagagagggagaaagagagagagagggacagagggagaaaaagtgCACCTGAGCCTCTCCCTGCCCTTCTGGAGGCCTGCACGATGGAAGGATCCAGTGAGTGACCAgacgcttgtgtgtgtgtgtgtgtgtgtgtgtgtgtgtgtttgtaagctGTCAAGCTTGAAATGTATCCAAACTGGGCTCTAAATGAGCTCACACTCATAGCTTACCCTGCAGTAAAAGAAGCCTCCTGGCTCCTGGaatacacagaaacacagtaGCTCTCAGAAAGCTCTGATTCTACACACTGATATGTTTAACTGTCGCCAGTCAGGATGTACGCAATGTTAACCCTTTTATAAGTATGGTCCCACCAGTGGGATTTGCCATGGCTAGTCCCTAGTTGATAAGGTCTGTGAACCAGAGGACTTGAGCAGAGATAGTGTCCAACACAAATAACCCTGTAGGGggatttattaatttttttagacAGTTTAGAGAAATGAGGAACACTTAAGAAAGTGAATACCTGGGCTTAACTGGAAGCTCCCAAACTTCCAGGCGAAGTGTGGGCCAGGGATGGCCGGGCGAACACCAGACTCCTTCCCCATAGGCACAGGCTGTTTAAGGCTCGGGGAAAACAAATAGAGAGCTGACAAAGTTGCAGTGATAGACCATATAGAGCTAAAAAGGAATGGCAGGAGGTTGGCACCAGTCATGGATGCTTTGGGCGCTCCTACGACAAGACACGCAGTGTTTATGACTTTCCACAACAAAGGTGCTGAATAGGCGGCTCTGGCGTCCAGCACCTTGGACAGCGGTATATGGCCATGCTTTGAATGTGCTGATCTAATCTATTTGCTTCCCTCAGCAAACAGAGTGTCCCTAAAACACTGCCTGAACACAGAGACATCTGCAATCTGTGTACATCAACCTATGTCCGCTAGTCGTACTGGCCGCATGCTGCTGCCCTGCTCATTTAAGCTCCATGTGTTTTAAGAAAGCATACTCAACATACACTCCTGTGATGTCCTTCCATTATTAGTTAAGACAGCACAGAAATGCTCCACGTTGTTGTCCATCAAATTCCGAACGCAATGCAACCAGATGATTTCCATCCGACCGGCAGAATGGTCACTAAGGGGGCCTGCGGGAAAAGGCTAGACTGGACACCGAACATGATGCAGTGACTCTAAACAATGGTGTTGAAAGCTTgtccagcatctccacagcaGTTACAGTGAGCGAGTTCATGGGTGAAGTCCGAACAGGTCATCTAATTCCCCTCTTCGGCTCTCCTTAAAATTCTTACAGGATTATGGGTACTGTAGTTTGGGTAAGTGCGCCTGCTGTTTCCACCATGGAGAGAATGAACAGTATTAAAGCCTGGAGGATGAATTCAGAAGCTGACTGAGGCTTCATTACCCTTTTCAtcccctctccttctccatACATCTTCCATTTATCCTTCTCTTATCTCCATGAAGTATAATTCGGAAGCAAAATTGAGTGTGCGAAAGAATGTAATAAAtggagggaggcagagagacGCTGATTTTCCTCCACAGCTTTATGGACAGAGGAGTGGCGGAGCTGcagcaaaagagagaaaaggatgAACGAGAAGAAtggagctggagagagaagagaagagagagctcATCAAATCTGCTGTTAATATTCCGGCCCATTCCTGCTGAGGCGACCCGGAGAGGAAACATTCACAGAGGAGGGAGGAAAGGGACAGATTAgataagagagagggggagagggagagagagagaggggggggggggggggagagagagagagagagagagggggagagagagagggagagggggagagagagagagtaagagagtggAGAAGAGTGTAAAGGAGGGTTGATTAGCCGGTCCAGCCTTTTTTATAGTGTCAAtaatttcagtgtttttatggTAATTAAACTTTGATATTGCGCTCCTTTGTTCGATCCtgaatcactcacacacactcacacacacacagcaatggGCTAACAATCCTGATTAACACTGGAtgaaattaacacacacacacacagtgatataCATTCTCACGTGATGAATACACACTGGAGCTTTAGCTAATCATTGAGTGGGATTACGATTGCTTTCATGCTgccacattcatacacacacacacactctcttacacacacatacacacgcatatgcacctacacacacatccagCTGATTGCTTGATGAAATTAGTGCTGTTCTGTTATTAAGGCTGCAGCTGCAGGGGCCAATCAGCACGAACTGAACACGTCAACTTCCATTAAGCCAGAGAGacatgacacagagagagacaagacGGGGTGAGTGAgacagggagtgtgtgtgagagagagagagagtaggaaagagagagagacatgagggagagagaaaagacgGAGTAAGTGAGAcagggagtgtgtgagagagagagagaaagagagagagagagacatgaggCAGAGAGATAAATAACGGAGTGAGTGAGAcagggagtgtgtgagagagagagagtaggaaagagagagagacatgagggagagagagaaaaggcggAGTGAgacagggagtgtgtgtgtgagagagagagagagtaggaaagagagagagagacatgagagagagagaggaggcggAGTGAGTGAgacagggagtgtgtgtgagagagagacacgagggagagagagaaaagacagagtgagtgagacagggagtgtgtgtgagagagagagtaggaaagagagagagacatgagagagagagaaaaggcggAGTGAgacagggagtgtgtgtgagagagagagagagagtaggaaagagagagagagagacatgagggagagaaaaaatACGGAGTGAGTGAgacagggagtgtgtgtgagagagagacatgagggagagaaaaaagacgGAGTGAGTGAgacagggagtgtgtgtgagagagagagtaataaagagagagagactgtgtgcgagagacagagaaagactgaCAGACAACAGAGGGTGCAAGatagacagggagagagacatgacagagacaaagggagagagagttgaagagagagagtaggagagaGCAGCAGAGGGCATAGAAGAGGATAGAtgaagagacagggagagagagaggacgagagtgagagacagatgtatggggagagagtgtgtgagagataaAGAAATGGGATAGAGTTGAGAAAGAAAGTCactgagagacagtgtgtgtgagagagagaaagagagagagagagacatacagagagagaggtgagagagggcgcaggagtgagagagggatgTTATAGGGACAGACAGGAGTTGTGTACAGCTGTGTaaagcagtgtgtttgtgtagttgAGTGATTAACTGCATTTTAATCAGCTCATCAGAGAGCTCTCTCTCCACCGCTGCTCTGGGCTGCTGGAAGTGCAGTACTGCGGCTCTAGATGTGCTGGGGATAAAAGTTAGGAGTCTCTGTAAATATGCAGCCCTTCTGTACACAGAGCAGTAGGAGTGAACTCATACATTCagtaagagaaggagagaagtttaaaaataaaaagtattgggacacctgctcattcattgtttctactgaaatcaagggaattaaaaatggtttatctggcttttgttagagtaactgtctctactgtccagggaagaaggcattctactagatttagagcattgctgactcctcaactcaccccaaaagtactggaaggagcactatcatcattccagagaacacagctcacctgctccacagctcaatggcattaggcattgtgccaatagtTCATAGTTATCTGCTcccgagagtcctattctattggcaatacttctctacagttaCTAGACAAgcgatgtgtttgtgtgcatttgcacatttgtgtcagcaatggctgcagcttaaaatagctgaatgcattcattagaagttgtggccacaaatatgtggacatatagtgcacataCTGGCATATACTGAGGTGCTCCACTTATGTGGAGTGTAATGCAAGTTTAGCAAGAGCACAAAGCCGGTGTCTCCTCATTCTCTCACTTGTCTCTGGTGGGTGAGCTGACCACTCTTATGTGAACTGATCTGTAGACGTCTCACCGATTTTATGATGGCAGACACTCCCTGGTGGGAGAAATTTTCTAGAGGCCTCGAAGGATGTGAGAAGAGAAATGCACTTGATCTAGTAGGAGTACACTGGACAGAAGGACTGTGTGCACAAAGGGTTTTTACACCTGAATGAAGTGCGAAAACTAATGAAATGGAGTGAATTGCATTGGGTAACACTGAATGCTCATGTCCCTatggtgtgtgggtgggtgtccGCTTTTGGACAATGACTGTGCAGGATTTCTGTAGTAGAGAGATTGGTCTTCACCATTTCTGGTGCGGATCACATTCGTGTTCTTACCGTTATCACTGGAGTCCACTGGGCTCGCGGATGAGAGAGCGtataaaagagagggagggcaGAGTGGTGGAGAGACTACTGGAGAAAGCAACCACAAAATAAAAGAGGCTTTATTGGGCTCAGTGGTCTATTGCACTACCAGTATGCCCCGGGGCTCACAAGTTCAAATCCAGAGCCaagctgctttgccatcagcgaccagagtcagagagagcacaattagccatggtctttcccctcatcactcctgaagcgatgttggctggtgtggtggagccgGGAACGCTTCaaatgtattggaggagacgtgttaagtccttacccttctaGTTTCGGGGGCACCGCTAGTGCTAGTGGGAgttatgaacaggtgggttaattggcagtaccaaattccTATAAACAAATTACTTATTAAAATAAAGAAGCTTTAATGTTGATACGCGTCAACAATGTCTGCTGCAGGAACAtgcagaataaaaaataatgaagaaaagcttTGACTGACTCACTCAATTTTAGAGGAGACTGTATAAATGGGATGAGCATTGGGCTAAGGCCATTCCAGTCGTGCATAATCTCCATCTCCAAAATATGTGTAATTACCAGACGGTAACAATAAAAGTGtcaaaataatcatttttattaACTCAATAGAAGCATATTTTTACACTAACTATACCAGCACTAGAGGTCTAGAGTAGGGGCGATTTAAGTGGCAGCTATATAATTGGGATGACCATTGGGTGGCCAAGGCACGTTAAGTAGGTTCAAAGTTTATAAACCACCAAAACACGTCAAAACACAAGTTTAGGCcaatttgtgtttttgtggggtGGAGGGATTATTCCCAATTTTCTCCCCATTTAAATTGCTTCTAATTCCCATCCACTAACTCGGACTGCCTGTATCACACATTGCTACAAGTGTATGAATTTCCGCTCCACCTAGTGCTGCAGTATTAGACATGCAGCTACGAGCGACAGGATGTagctgctgcattatttaaggtacATTAAATAATGCTTGTTTCTTATTAGGTATCATCGCAAAGTGTAATGCAAGGTCATTGGGCTCCAAgctgaacacacttggaggaaaaCACTAACCACCAAATCTGTTAACAGCAGCTAacagcagctaacagacacccaaCCTGTCTGGAATCACTCAGAGTGATGGACAAGAGGTTGATTagtgtagcatagtgggtaaTTAGGTAGCTGCCTTTTGCCGTAACAGTCTAGGGTGAGAttcacagatggctgtggcatcaccagggactGAACCTTCCTTTTTTTCACATACAATAttgtgggcttgttttttttgtatatgcCATTGGCGATTTAGGAAGGTGACCTAGGTAGGAAGgtaacctctctctctcgctctctctttctctctctgtagctgtTCTCTGTGACTCTGTAGACTCTGTAGTTAAGATGGAAGTTGCTCAGTCCAGctcagtcatcctgactccagtATCGGAGGTGTCATCCGTGGACGTGCCAGTGTCCTCTCCACCCTCTCAGCACTCAGATGGCCCGCAGGACACCACTTCCGTGCCCAGCGAGGGGGCTGCTCAACAGGACAGCCCAGCAGGAGAGGCCCCAGCAGAGAAAGAGCCGAGGAGGAACAGACAGCACCTCTATTGTCCCGTCTGCAAAGTGACCGTCAACTCGACCACTCAGCTGGAGGCACACAACAGTGGTACGTAGATGTGTGTTAGGCCTTTTTGGTATCTGAGTTGTTTGGGGACTTCTTGGCGTCCTTCAAAAAGGCACCACTTGCCTTTACAGTGCATTAGTAACAGACAGTAATCTGATGTAACCATGCGTCAGCCAATAGGAGATGGTCTGGGACGCGTTgtagcatagtggataacactACTGCTCTACATATTGAAGACTGGAGCTTGATTTACCACCCAAACAAACATACCACACtgtccagtatcaacaacatgTGCATTCTTTGATGGAAACCACAGCATCCTGAACATGGCCTGTTTTGTGTTTGGGGTGTAAAGTGCTTCAGCCTGAACTCAGTCATGCTGATTTTGGTATTTTTAAGCATGTAGGAATATTAGGACTCAGTGTCAAGTGAGCAATGGCATTTTCTCGGTTGTCCACTCTCGGATCCTCATCGTTTCGCTGAGGCACATGGCACCTCCATAGGGTTCAGCAGTGATTCCTGTTCCTCAATGCCATCTGCTGTCTTGGTACTCCAGGCTGTGCCATTTCAGAGTCCCCTTCTGGCCATTTTTTTCCCTGGTGGGAGAAATGCTCTAGGTCTCAAAGGATATGAGAAGAGAACTGCACTTGATCTAGTAGGAGTACACAGGAGTGCCAGGAGTACATTCCTCTTCATCCAGAGCCACTGACTGCTTTTTTTAGCATCTCTGGAAAGATCCTTCACTGGTTAGTCGTAGGCCTTTCCCCTCACTCTCATCTCCCTAAGAAGGATGTAGTCGACAAAGGAAGGAGGAGAAGGACTAACCGCTCAATCACTGTTGCGCACATTGGGATGTGTCCTCCCCATTTAACCCATCCAAGCAGtgaacaaacacatgcacacactactGAGCACGTCCAGAGCGGCCCAAGGTGCAGCACCAAGGGAGTGGTTTGGGTTCAGGTGCTTTGCACAAGGGAGCATTATGTCGGTTCAGGAAATCAAACCAGCGACATTCAGGTCACAAGGCCTGAGTGACGGGCCACAAGCAATCAGGTGTGAGCATAGTGTACCAAAGTTTCTTGCGCTAATAGGCCATAGGCTTCACCTCTTCCTCCCATGGCACCATAGGCTGAAGGATATAGGTGAGATGTAGATGTGTGGACCATATTACAAAGCCTCTGGCCCAAGTCTACCAATATCTTCCAGTGTCTTGCCCAGCCGAAATTACTGGCATCTGGTCTTGTAAAGAGCCTGACTTGGCCCTCACCTCCCCGGACGAATGGGGGAAGAGCGTTGGGCAGGGCAGAGGGAGCATGCAGGGTCTTCTCTATGACACTGGTTGAGGTTGTTGGGGAACTGCAGGTGTAATATACACATAAggttatatatgtgtgtgtgtgtgtgcgtgtgtgtcacAGGGACCAAGCACAAACTGATGCTGGAGGGACAAAGTGTGTTGCCACGACGACGGGGGAAGGCACTGTCCTCCCGTGCCACATGCAAAAGCAAGCGACTGGCTAACAAGGGCAGCATGGGCGTGGCCAACAAGAGCTTccagtgtgaagtgtgtgagaTCCACGTCAACTCGGAGACCCAGCTCAGCCAGGtaacaaacgcacacacacactttcaggcACACACAGGCTTCTCAAAATTCCACGAATACGACTAAAGGAAAACCCAGTGGATCTGAGTATGGAAAAGCCAGGATGTTGGCAGAAAGACAGAGTTCACATTAGGTCTGCTCTAATACATACTGTTAAATTCAAATGCAGGCTTCACTCACATTTAGTTACATTTCCATAACAAGTATTCACTTGAAAATGTTTTCCCATTTTACTGCTTTTATACATGGAATCATGGGTAATAAACCTTGGCTCTTAATACaaaagtgaaaacagatttgaatacaaaaatatttgaaataaataataaatagttatCTCAAAATTAAAagctaatttaataaaaatatatcatgTTAAATCAGCAattacataaatattcacccccttaAAACAGAGCTCCAGGCAATTGATGCTACTAGTCTCACAGTAATGGAGACTAGTGCAGGgaatgtgtctcaagtgattGTAGCATAAAGACGCCTGTCTGGaagctccagtcactggttagtcagtattcctggctacaaataccATGAAGACAGAGGTAGTTGGGATGGATACAATACAATCTTCAAGTCACTGAACATTCTCTGCAGAAAAGGAAGCAatatggcacatgtgtaaatctgcctggAGCAGGCCacctcacaaactgagtgaccgtgcaagaaggagacttgtgagggaggccaccaagacacccATGACTACTCTGAGGGAGCACATACTCCTTAAGAATAGTCA
This genomic window contains:
- the znf385c gene encoding zinc finger protein 385D isoform X4 — translated: MLIGTAAQGSPLLAALPMQGRPLQTPLDLKNFLPFRLNGSSPLSLFPNFNTMDPVQKAVINHTFGVPQKKKQVISCNICHLRFNSTNQAEAHYKGHKHARKLKALEAQKNKQHRRQLEHTHGREREKERERDRGRKSAPEPLPALLEACTMEGSTVLCDSVDSVVKMEVAQSSSVILTPVSEVSSVDVPVSSPPSQHSDGPQDTTSVPSEGAAQQDSPAGEAPAEKEPRRNRQHLYCPVCKVTVNSTTQLEAHNSGTKHKLMLEGQSVLPRRRGKALSSRATCKSKRLANKGSMGVANKSFQCEVCEIHVNSETQLSQHMNSRRHKDRLAGKPPKPKYSPHSKTPPTSGVSQSVRWNGYAGGAVSAMKKVFNQYSLTSLSSQTKLALQKQLTKHLTTSFLPTPITPPTLCTVAANPLTLRHPAGAAFIQTPILGPTLFRPAPGPLRATHTPVIFSPY